The DNA region GATTAAGGATACTTTTTAGTCGCACAAAAATAAAAAACAGTATCAGTATTAAGAAAATGCCACGAGGAATAATTTAATGACATGCTTATAGTTGCTACTGTAAGTCGATAGCATTGCTTCTCCATAGTACAGTCATCAACGTCTTTAAAGCCATGCCGCCATGGCTCCTACACCACCATCTATCTCGCCTTCAAACCAATAGTGATCGCATTCACATTACAGCAATGGCTTCAGCTGCTAAGCGTAGCAAGAAGCTGCGCATCCTCCTCATACCCTTCTTCGCCACCAGCCACATCCGCCCCTTCACCGACTTCGCCTTCCACCTCGCCGCGGCCAGCCCGGGCGACGTCGAGGCTACCGTCGCCGTGACCCCTGCGAACGCCCCGGTCGTGCAGGCGGCCCTCTCATCCCACATCCcccgcggcggccatggcggcgacGCCAGGGTCAAGGTCACGACCTACGCATTCCCGAACGTGGAcggcctcccgccaggggtcgaGAACATGTCCACCGTCAAGGCTGAGGACGCATGGCGGATCGTGGCCGCCGCCTCCAACGAGGCCGTGATGCGGCCGGCACAGGAGAGCCTCATCAGGACGAGCTCCCCCGACGCCGTCGTCACCGACCTCCACTTCATCTGGAACGCCGGTATCGCCGCCGAACTCGGGGTGCCCTGTGTTGCCTTCAACAGCGGGGGCATCTTCCCAACGCTAGCCCTTTGGCGCCTTACGGCCATTGAAATCAAGGACCCGGCAGCCGGCGGTTCGGTGACCGTTCCCCAGTTTCCCGGTCCCGATATCTCTCTCCCGGTCACCGAGCTGCCAGATTTCTTGAGGAATCAGGCGCAGGTGTTCGAATTCGACCATGGCGCGGAAAATCGGTTCATGGTGGAGCTCAAAGCGTGCCTGGGATTTGCCGCCAACACTTTCATTGATCTCGAACCTGAGTACTGTGAGAACTTCATCGACAGCGGCTTCGTGAAGCGCGCCTACTTTGTCGGCCCGCTTTCACTGCCACCGGTGGCGGCAGCGACGGTAGCCATTACCGGCGTCGAAAAATCGTCATCAGCTTGCTTCGATTGGCTGGACACAATGCCTGCCCACTCCGTCGTGTACCTGTGCTTCGGCAGCCTGACGAAGTTGTCGGAGGCTCAGCTCAATGAGCTCGCCGTCGGGCTGGAATCCTCCGGCGTGCCGTTCCTGTGGGTCGTCAAGGTCCCAACATGGGAGCCGCCGGCAGGGTGGAAGGAGCGTGTCGGGAGCAGAGGCATGCTCGTCACGGGGTGGGCCCCGCAGAGGGACATCCTTCAGCACCCGGCGGTGGGGGccttcgtgacgcactgcgGCTGGAACTCGGTGCTGGAGACGTTCGCCGCCGGCGTGCCTGTCCTCACATGGCCGATGGCGTTCGAGCAGTTTATCGTCGAGAGGTTTCTGACACAGGTGGTATCGATCGGGGAGCGCCTGTGGCCGGAGGGCGCCGGGCGGCGCAGCACGAGACGTGAGGAGCACGAGCTGGTTCCTGGCGAGGCGATCGCGCGAGCCGTCGCGAAGTTCATGGAGCACGGAGGTGCCGCGGACGCCGCGAGGAGGAGGGTGGCGGAGCTCTCCGCGAAGGCTCGCGCGGCTATGGCGGAAGGCGGCACCTCTCACCGCGATCTGCATCAGCTTCTTGATGACATTATGGCAGCAAGGGCGTCTGGTGGTGGGACTACGGCGCCATGAAAAAGACTGTAAGCACAACTATATCCCTATTCCCTAGTACATATGGGTATAGCATGCTTAAATACATGTCCAAATGATATTTTTTGCAAACCTAATTGCAGACAAATACAAAATGTGTTCTGAGAATTTCGTATGTGCACCTAGAAATGCAGTTGTTTTCAAAACCTAATATCCAGAACATTTTATTGGAGACTTATTTGTGTTTAGTATCTCAATATGGAGCATGGCAGCTGGAGAATCTGGATGGAAACCAAGGTTACGAGAAGACGTACTGGGAAGACGCATGTTATCAGTTACTGATGATCTTATGGTTCCAAGAAGATGCAAGAATAAGAAATGTCTTGTCCTGCAGCAAGATACACAGTTCGTTGTAAAATGTGTGTGCGCACGTCTCAAACATGATGTAGCTAAACTTTAGTTAGGTATGTCATACCCTTTAACTACATTGTCGACATTGTCGGTAGAGCAGTGCCGCTACCTATGTTCCTAAGGGTGTGATTAAGGTTGGTCTATTTCTAGCCGGGCTAGTAGTTATGCAGGCTAGTTCAAACCAGACTTAATGCAGCATTTTGTGAATTTGTTTGGTTGGCTCCAtatcttgtcttggcccgcATAAAATTTTATTTAGATGGCGGCGTTGCTCCCTAGACTGCACTGTTGTAGTTAGGCTGGAACCAAAACTTGGCCTTCCGGAGACTATGCAGCTTGCGTAACCGGAGACAAGTCTCATTTGTTTTTTCCACTATGAAGATGTACAGCACTATTTGTACAACCGGAGTCTGGCTGGCTAACGGATTTATTCAAACTACCAAACATCAAAATCTGCACTATGCCTTATGCAGCCTACCAATCACAACCTAATTGCAATAGCCTTCCAATCACAACCTAACTGCGTTGCAAGCGTCTGAATTTTGTCATTCTTGCCAGCGTCATGCTGTAATGTTGGGCAGGTGTGGTCCCAGGGCTCGGCGACCCTGGGCAGTTGGTGAGCGGAAGTGCGCTTGTGCCATGCACAGCATAATTCAGCCGGGCAAAAAAAGAGTTTAACCAATAATATTTTCCTTTTGAAGGCTATGGCCTTTGGCTGGCTACATGTGCAGCCGTGCAGGCGAGCTGCATCATTATGCGTGCAGAACAAGACCGTGTGTCTGACGTGCATCACTAGCCTGACCTAACCTACAGTAAAGGATAGGTACCACCGCAGATCTACAGACTGCAACATCTAATTGATTACTGGTTCCCTTGAATCCCATCAATGGCGGGCCTGCGGTAGCTTTGTGATTTGCAAAATTGAGGAGCCATTTTTCGACGGTTCCAGAGCATCAAGACACGGAATATTATCTCGTACGGAATGTTATCCCGCACCCCACGCAGCTGCAGGCCACGGGCCAGCGGCGGCAGCAAGGGCACGTTGCGGCAGCTGCCGGGCGTGCACACGCGCCCGCGGTGGCCAGCCGGCGCCCCACACTGTGCGTGGCGCACGGCGTCAGCGGCATCATCCGGGGCCACGGCACCCACCGCGCTGGGCACGTGCCAATTAATAGCAGGCGCGGCTGCTGGCGGTCGGCAGCGGACTGTGCACAGGCGCACTGGAGGataaggcggcggcggcttagAGCTGCTGTCAGgagagggagaaaggaaaagtgAGGCCGGATTAGGGTTTTCGGACCGTACTTGACCTATTTATATGACGTCATCAGTTTTTTCCCCTAGGATCGTGATGGATAGCCGAGATCGTGCCGCGATTAGGGTTTAACGGCGGGCAGGTTGAGATGGGCCGACGGCGCACTGATCGGCCGCGCGCAAAAGCGGGCTGCGTTGCTGGGCTGCTGTGCGGCTCGCTGCGCCGAGCTGACCTACGCGCGAGACGAGCCGCCGCAAGCTTGGGCTGTGCGCGGTTGCTGTGCGGCTTGCTGGGCCGAGCCAGGGCTGTGCGTCGGAGGAGTTTCGGGCCGTTTTAGAATTTTGggctgcttacgaagcttagcCATTTAATGTTTAAAGTCCTTTTCGTTACTGTTTATGTTTTGAAGTATTATTTCTTTTACTGTTTTAGTATTTATCAGCCCTATTTAAATTTTGTTGCACTTATAAATTTCAGCATTATGTTTATATTTTCCATGAGTTATTTAAATACTTCTATTTATGTCTTAATGGTATATTCACTGAAAATTATGTATATCCACCATATGCAATTGAGATGCGCTCTATTTAAATGGAATCATCAGGAAGTTTATTTAGAGTTCACTTGTAATTAATTCTGACCATCCTTGTtttaattatgagttttatgataaatttcgtttgttttccCCATCAATGATGCAAATTGAAATTTTTAAGTGTCATTTTAATCATACCATCGTAGGGTTAATTTCATACTTTTTATGAGCATCTTAATTGTGAATTTAATTGAGTTATTTTTTTTCATGATTTCCAGTGAACACTGTGATGAAATACCTGAGTTCCATTGAGCCCCTAAATGGCACGGACTACCCCAAGTGGTTGAACCAAGTGCAGGTGGCCATTGCTGTGTGCGAGTACGACCTCGCGTTACGTGAAGATAAGCCAGCAGAGCCCACTGGAGCAAATGTTAATCATACTTCCATTGAAAAGTGGAAGAGATGTGACAGGATGGTCAATATGATCATTAAGTAGACGATTTCATCAGCCTTCCTTGGTGCAATTCCTGATAAAGACCAGGATGGTAAGGAGCTGACCGCCAAGGCTTATCTTGCCAAGGTGGAATAGAACTTCAAGAGCTCCTCCAAGACATATGCTAGCACGCTCATCATGAAGATGCTGACTTCACAGTATAATAGGCAAAGCGGAATCAGGGAGCACATTATGAATACGTGTGACAAGGCAAACAAGCTCAAGACAGTGGATATGGCTATATGTGATGGTTTTCTGGTGCATTTCATTATGACTTCACTGCCTTCACAGTATAGTTCCTGCAAGATAAGCTACAACACTCAGAAGGCGACTTGGAGCATGGCTGAGCTCATCAGTTACTGTGTTGAGAAAGAGGAAAGGCAAAAAGCTGGAAGGATGAAGGATGATGTAAACATGATCAGTCAGTGTCAGAGCCGGTGTGCGGGATTGTGCACATAGCGTACTTTGCCTAGGATAAGAGATGGGACGTGTCCCACGTCCTACATCTgttataactactcgtagtgtagtAGGACTACTTATACattagtaaaactagtcggacacaataggaaactacccaaaaattactcgggtaggactcctaagcttgtacccgactaggacatCCATATAAACCTgtccctccagactatataagggcagacagggaccccctccaaataggagatcacccgatcaccacctaaggcaatacataCCACACATGACGTAGGATATTACACTCTCGGCAGCCCGAGTCTGTCTAAATCTtatattccttgcaccttcaagttcctgatctcggcgacaccctacctacaaagtCACCACCTTGGgagtatccctcagtgggcatgacgataaaacaccgacagtcaGCGCTTTGAGCGTGTTAGTGTCAGCAATGGTCCTAAGCATCAGGCTGAATCAGGCAATAGCAAGCAGCATGAGAAGAAGTTCAAGAGCCATAAAGTGAGCAAGTCCGTGGCACACAAGAAGACTTCTGATGAGAAGTTGTGCAGGTTCTGCAAGTCACCTAAGCATGTGCAGAAGAACTGCTTAGGATTTAAGAAGTGCTGAAGAATAAAGGTACAAAAATTGATTATGTTTCATTTATTGATGAATCATTCTTAGTGAATTTTTCTCTTGATACCTGGTGGATTGACTCGGGTGCCACTGTGCACATTTCCAATTCATTGCAGGTATTCAGTTCAATCCGAACtataagagagggggagcaAAGTCTAAGAGTGGCTGATGGCAATGAAGTCAAGGTTAAAGGCATTCGGAGCTTCGACTTGGAGTTACCGGGCGGCTTTCACCTTCATTTGCAAGATGTTCTTTATGTTCCTAGTTTAAAGAGAAACCTTATTTCTATTTCGAGATTAGATAAGTCAGAACATATTTGTGAATTTGGCAACTCGAAATGCAACATTAAGTTTCGTAATATTTCTGTTGGCTTTGGTCATTTACAAGGCGATCTTTATTTGCTCTCTCTTGATAATGATTATTCTATGATGAATGTGTGTGATGCAACAAATAAGCGTAAGCGTGATAATGAGACTTCTTCAAAATTGTGGCACTATTGATTAGGCCACATTTTGAGGGGAGAATTGAGCGTCTCGTAAAAGAAGAGATACTCCATTCATTAGATCTTTCAGACTTAGATCAACAATGTATTGACTATATTAAAGGGAAATTCGCTAAGACTATTAAGAAAAGAGCTACTCGAAGTTTGGGCTTATTATAAATAATTTATATTGATATTTGTGGTCCGTTCCCAATAAAGTTTGTAGATCGTTTTGACTCGTTCATTATTCTCACTGATGACTTCTCTCGTTATGGTTATATTTACTCCGATCGTGATCAGTCCAAACCATTAgataaattcaaaatattcaaagCTGAAGTGGAAAATCAGCATGGCGTCACTATTAAAATTGTGAGATCAGACCGAGGTGGTTAATATTATGGAATGCATGCTCCATTCGGCTAGATGCCTGGATTATTCGCTAACTACATTGAACAAAATAGTATAAAGGCCCAGTACAGTATGTCAGGTGAACCATAGCAAAATGGAGTCACTGAGCGTCGTAATCGTACACTTATGGATATGGTACGTAGTATGCTTAGTTATTCTACCTTGCCTGTGGAACTGTGGATGGAAGCGTTAAAAACAGCCGCGCATATACTTAATTGGATCCCTACCAAATTAGTTCTAAAGACACATTATGAATTATGGTTTGGGAAGAAACAGACGCTTAATTATTTACGTGTGTGGGGCTGTCCTGCTGAAGCTAAGTTATTTAACCAACGGTAAAAGAAATTAGATTATAAGACGATGAGCTGCCATTTTATCGGATACCCTGATAAGTTTAAGGGATACCGTTTCTACTATCCTAATCGCTTCACTAAGTTTGTTGAGACCAGATTGGCTGTGTTCCTAGAGGATGCAGGAATCAGTGGGAGCTTTCCAAGGAGGGAAATAAATTTTGAAGAAATTCAGGTTGAGCTTCCCATCTCGGAGATTCAGGAGACAGTAACACCTCCTCTATTCAGAGTACACCTTCTGTTCAAATTATGCCTTCTGTTCAGAGTGCTAGCGCTCTTCCTTTTATTGAAGTAGCGCCTAAGCCTGCGAGCAAACCACAAGTTGAGCAAATGGCGCCTAATGTTGAAGTTGCGCCTATTGTTGAAGTTGAAACCCAGTTCAGGTACCTCAACCTGTTTTACCCTTGAGAAGATCACAGCGGGCTAGGAAATCAGCAACTTTCCTAGATTATGAGATATTTTTAAGTGAAGACATATATGATGTTGGGAAGGTTGATGATCCTGGATCGTTCATTCAGGGAAACAGTATCATGTGAGAActatgctaaatgggttgaggCTATGGAGGAAGAACTTAAGTCCATGACTTCTAATGATGTATGGGATTTAGTAGATATTCTTGATGGAGTCAAACCAGTAGACTATAAATGGGTCTACAGACTAAACGTGATTCCAAAGGGAACATCAAATGATTCAAAGCGAGGTTTGTAGCCAAgaattttacacaaaaggaaaTGGTCGATTATAATAAGACTTTCTCCCCTGTGTCTAAGAAAGATTCCCTTAGAATCGTCATGGCACTAGTGGCTCATTATGACTTAGAGCTGCATCACATGGATGTCAAAACTGTGTTCCTTAGCGGTGACTTGGATGAGACCATCTTCGTGGCACAACCCGAAGGTTTGGTTATGAAGGGCAAGGAACAAATGGGATGCACACTAAAGAAGTCTATCTACAGACTTAAGCAAGCGTCAAGATAATGGAACCTTAAATTCGATCAAGTGATTAAGAAATTCGGGTTCAAGAAGAATGATGTGAATAACTGTATTTACACTAAAATGAAGGGTGGTAAATTTATAATTCTAGTGTtttatgtggatgatatccTATTAGCGAGCAGTGATAAGCGAATGCTGCATGAGACAAAAGGTTTTGTTTCGTCcaactttgatatgaaagatcttaGTGAGGCCTCTTACGTTCTGGGCATTGAGATACACCGAGATATGACCAAAGGAATGCTAGGATTGTCTCAAAGGGCATATATTGAGAAAATTCTTAAGAGATTTAATATAGAGCACGGTCCCATTAGCAAAGGGCGATAATACTGAAGCCCAATATCCTAAGAACCAATCGGAATTAGATGCAATGAAGGATATACCTTATGCTTTACCTGTCGGAAGCTTGATGTATGCACGGGTCCGTACGCGTCCAAACTTAGCTTTTGCTACTAGAATGTTTGGAAGATATCAGAAAAATCCTAGAATGATCCACTGGGTAGGTATCAAGATGCCATTACGTTATTGCCAAGGTACCAAAGACTTCATGATCACATATAGAAGGCCAGATAAACTCGAATTTGTGGGTTATACTGATGCTAATTTTGTTGGTTATATGGATAGTAGGAAATCTACATCAAGATATATCTACACATTAGCTGGAGGAGCAATATCATGGAAAAGCTCCTAACAAAGTTTAGTTGCAGTATCGACAATGCAAGCAGAGTTTGTGGCATGCTATGAAGCAACTGAACAGGCTGTGTGGCTTAAGAATTTTATTCTGGGCCTTAAGCTAATTGACAGTATTACGGAACCAATAACGTTATACTGCGATAATCAGTCCGCAGTGTTCTTTTCGAGTAACAACAAATCAAGTAGTGCTTTCAAATACATTGACCTCAAATATCGTGTTGTGAAAGAAAGATACCAAGATCAAACCATAAAGATTGAGCATATAAGAACTAATGCTATGTTAGCGGATCCGTTCACTGAGGGCTTATCACCAAATGTATTTAAGCAGCACGTTACAGATATAGGTTTGGTGGATAGTCTTTAGATCCTAATTTAGGGCCGTTACTAACTCCCGACTAACGAATAAGCGTTCTAACGAGGTGTTTCAGTGAGACCGTGGATAATGGGGCCCCAGTATGCTACTGATGACGCATTGGTCCGTGTTATACTGAGGGTGAACATTAGTGTGATACGAACAATATTATTTTTGGTCCGTGTTATACTGAGGGTGAACATTAGTGTGATACGAACAATATTATTTTAACCCGTCGATGAAGTGGGAGAATGTTGGAAATATATTTCTGTTAAGATAGTGATCTTCACTGTTAAGGCATTTAACCAGCCAAAATGAGATTAAGGGAAAATCTAATAGGCTGTGATCAGCAAGCCCATTAATCTATTCCAAACAGAGGTTAGCCCGCAGCCTCACAGTGCCTATATATACTTTATATATACTTAACGTCGTGGCTATTATTAAATACATGTTTTCTAAACCCTAGCCACCTCAAGTCTGATCGTTAAGGGCGTTGGAGGGGTTTGGAAGGCCAAGTACTCGAGCGCAGTGCTGTTGGCGACTCAAAGAACGTCGCTACCCCGCTGCTACATCTACACTGATAACAATGTCTATTTTCTCTGCGGCCCGGACGTCGTCAACTTAAAGAGCTCCTATGACTGCTATTGTTAACGCTGCTATAAGATCTACCCACCAAATTTCGTATTATGTGATTGATATCATGTTTAGGCTAAGAATCCTATTTAGTCGCTAATTATGTTTATTAGCGGAAACAACACTATCTTGCTGTTCTCTGCTCACGTCCCAGTAGTCAAGGGTAGCAGCACATTTTTTTACTCGGATCAATTCCAGCAAGTACCGGAGATGCGCACTTGTCACCTTCAGCTCCCTGCATGTCTGGTTGCCGCGAGTCAATCAGACCGTGTCCCTCCCTCTTGGATCGGAGCTGCAACCGGCAAATATTGCGAGCATCCTACCTCCAGTCCTCCCTGGTAATGCCACATGCTACTGAATTCGCGTGCCCCTGGATACTGGTTTTGACAAATGTTTTCTTTACTCGTTGCCTTGTTTTATAGTGAAGGTGAGAATTTATCAGAGAAAAATTTGTGCATTAGAAACTGAACTAAAAGTTTGTACGTGGCTTAGGCTTTCAGTTCTGAATTCTTTCGATCACTTCATCATCTTGGGCGCTTTGTCGTCCCGTGCGGCAGAAACTTCGCTCATTACCGTCGCCTGCTTCTCGCAGTCCAACTCTGAATCCTGCTCTTTGGTGTCTTTGTGTTCTTGATCTCTGTCCTTGCCCCATAGCAGCATGTAAAGCCCCAGGATCACAAGGACCCCTCCAATTACGCTGCGGATGTATCAACAGGAAGTCAGGAACACAAAGACATATATGATCATGGCCAGCCAGATTATAGCCCATGGAGATCGAGGAGAGGAAAATAAACTTCAGGCGCAAGAGAGAGTAAAACGCCATGCATTTCATACCTCCCGACGTGTAGATTTTCACCGAAGATGAAGTAGGCCAGAGTGGTCACCATGACCGTCAAGAGGGGGTTGAACATGGTAACAAAGACGGGGCCCTTCTTCTTGTTGCACCACAGCTGAATGACAACTGTCAAGCCATTGCAGGCGATCCCCTGAAGAACTCAGTTCGTAGACACCATGTATCATCAGCACAGGAATTGGAAGCCGGCCGGCCGTTTTGTCAGGGAGCTTGCACTGGAAATGATGATCCAAAACTTGTCAGTCACATACATACCGTGTACACGATGCACCAGAACTTGAGGCCGAAGCCAATGAGCCAATCGTCCAGGTTGCGCTGCATAAACGCCGCGAAAACCGCCGACTGCATACCTCCAACCATCGACATTAATGCCGTCAGCGAGAGCTTGGCCGGGTACCTCTTTATAGACGACGCCTGCCACCACGTTTGGACCAAATTACAAAAAtcttaaataaaaaaaatattttcctCTTTCTCCTCCTGTCTCCACTAAAAATTAACTTTTATGTAGTAGAAGAACGAAGCAAAGGTCATCTTTTGCATGTTCTTGCTCAATGTTGTAGCAGCCGGAAGAGGCTAACTGAGCACCTGCAAGATGAAGCAGACTGACCAGCATATGCAGCTGGCCACCGCAAGGAGCGATCCTTTCACCCAGCTCTCATGTGCCACCGCAACGCCGCTGCCCTGTATCTGAACAGGCGCCTTCCAGAGGCTCCTCACCGCCGCTCCTTTGTACAGGCTTATGGTGGTCACCCCGGCGAACGACACCACGGCCCCTGCGATTTTCGCGAGTCCTCGCAGGCTCCTGACGTCTACaatctccatcccgaggatgaTGGCGATGACGAAGGTGATTGAAGCGACGGCGTTCACCATGGAGGTGACGAAGGTCGGAGATGTGTACTTCAGGCTCGAGAAGAACATGTTCAGCGTTAAGCTCCCCCTGCAGGACCAAGAGCCGACCATGTCAATTTTCTAAAAGTTTTTGCAAGTTTTTTCTACTTTCTTTTTGGAAAGAAGATCAGAGCAGGGACAGACATGTTCTTACCCGAGGAGTGACAGTACAAATATCTCCAGAAACAGCATGAGTGTCATCTTAGGCCTCAACTTGCTGCAGAAGAAACAAGACACCAAGAGGACAGAACAATGAGCAGGCTAGGTTCAGACTTCAGGCCATGTGTATCGTTGAGCTTAACAAATGAGGACGTGTTCTGATTACTTCTCGTAGAAGTAGGCGAACGGACACAGGACGCAGGCCACAAGGAGGTGGCGGTAGGTGACGTAGACGTAGGGGTTGAGCCCCCGGTTGAACGCAGCCTCGGTGATGAAGTAGAGGAGCGTGAAGAACAGCTGCGCCAGGACCATCAGAGCGTGAGGCGTGTACCTCATCCACGCAGGCCGACGCATCATCCCTGCAGGGCTCGGAGGCGCCATGATTTCTTACTGCTGGCTAGTGTGATGTGCTGAAGATGTGTGTGTCTCCAGAAGTTCAGAGATGGATCAGTGATGCCAAGATCAGATGGCCCTACTGTTATATAGGCAGGGTTGCGGCAATCAGTACGGTGGCTTCCACTGTGATAGCCTCTGGTATGTGTATATGTACGGTGGTGGCTGCCTGAACTCTCATGGCGACAGCCAAAGCCAACGGCAGCAGCACATGGAAATCTTTCACACAATTAGGTACGCTCTTCTCTTTCAGCTCCTTGACAAGGCTAGAAAAGAACTAGTTTTTTCAGAAACCGAACCGTAAAGACAAGACACTAGCTACCATGGCCAGAAAGCAGAAGCTTTATAGGCATGAGACAGTTGTCTTTTACCACTATTATTCTTCAGCACGTAGAGTTACAAATGGAGCATCCACTTATCAATCCCCTTTTCCGGTATGCTCCCTAATGCGTAATGCTCTTTTACTTGTGGCCGCTGATTGCTTTATTCTTTCGTTGGATTCATCCATGGTGCCACCGATGGTTGGCATCTTCCTTTCGGGGAAGTTtgtttcctccctttctttCCATTACAAGAACAGGTAAGGTTACTGGCCATACAGAAGACCGAAGCGTGCGGACGCATTAGTCAGAATGTCAGATACTCAGATGCCTGTGTCTCGAAAGATATATCGCTTTATTTTTATGAGTGAAATGTACTCTCGGATGATCGGAATGATGTGTTCCTCAACCTTCGAAACTCTCTGTTTTTTCTTTCTGTTTTGGCATTGCACCATTCTTTCCCTGAAAAACTGCCCCTGACTGCACTCTGAACAGCTGAAATCTTGTTTACTTGTTCAGGACATCGGCAGTCTCCAAGGCATATTTTAGCATGGCTTTCAAAAAATGCAACAAGTATTTTCCATGGAAAATCCCACAGGTATCATTTCCAAAGTCCTGAATTAGTTGATATTTTTTTTCGAAATAAAAGAATTATTAGATAAAATGAAGTGCGGTAGAATTCTCTATATAGTCAGTCAGTGCGACTCACAGTCAAAAAAAATGGTCTGTGCTCGCCTCTTTTGCCGATGGTTTTGCTCTACATATCCTTCAGTGGATTTACATCAGGAATACGGGATTCCACTGCACGCTTCATCGGAGGGCACTGGTGGTTGCAAATTGGAAATTACTGGTGGACATTTTAAATGCATTTTTGTTTAGTGCGCATGGGATCGAGAGAATTGAACGGATGAGGTCAATCCACTGCCCCCCAAACTGTTAAAGTCGGTTCTAAAAGGGAGCACATGCAGCTGGATCATGAGAAATTTTTCATCTCAAATTACAAGTCAAATAGTTTAACTTTTTAGATCCAGGATCCAGCTGCTTGGAAAATGTGGCATCCAGATGTTAACTCATCTCTTCAGTCAACGTTATTGCTGCTTCGGATACAGATACAGTGACATCAGAACTGGCTTTTCTTTTGTTCAGATAGTTCTCGAAAACACAGCAACTCGTCTGTGCCTATCAGTTTCGATGCATTCAAAGCAGTTTGCTCTGGCCATTCAGAACCTACA from Panicum hallii strain FIL2 chromosome 9, PHallii_v3.1, whole genome shotgun sequence includes:
- the LOC112873557 gene encoding UDP-glucose flavonoid 3-O-glucosyltransferase 7-like produces the protein MPPWLLHHHLSRLQTNSDRIHITAMASAAKRSKKLRILLIPFFATSHIRPFTDFAFHLAAASPGDVEATVAVTPANAPVVQAALSSHIPRGGHGGDARVKVTTYAFPNVDGLPPGVENMSTVKAEDAWRIVAAASNEAVMRPAQESLIRTSSPDAVVTDLHFIWNAGIAAELGVPCVAFNSGGIFPTLALWRLTAIEIKDPAAGGSVTVPQFPGPDISLPVTELPDFLRNQAQVFEFDHGAENRFMVELKACLGFAANTFIDLEPEYCENFIDSGFVKRAYFVGPLSLPPVAAATVAITGVEKSSSACFDWLDTMPAHSVVYLCFGSLTKLSEAQLNELAVGLESSGVPFLWVVKVPTWEPPAGWKERVGSRGMLVTGWAPQRDILQHPAVGAFVTHCGWNSVLETFAAGVPVLTWPMAFEQFIVERFLTQVVSIGERLWPEGAGRRSTRREEHELVPGEAIARAVAKFMEHGGAADAARRRVAELSAKARAAMAEGGTSHRDLHQLLDDIMAARASGGGTTAP
- the LOC112876246 gene encoding WAT1-related protein At4g08290-like → MAPPSPAGMMRRPAWMRYTPHALMVLAQLFFTLLYFITEAAFNRGLNPYVYVTYRHLLVACVLCPFAYFYENKLRPKMTLMLFLEIFVLSLLGGSLTLNMFFSSLKYTSPTFVTSMVNAVASITFVIAIILGMEIVDVRSLRGLAKIAGAVVSFAGVTTISLYKGAAVRSLWKAPVQIQGSGVAVAHESWVKGSLLAVASCICWSVCFILQASSIKRYPAKLSLTALMSMVGGMQSAVFAAFMQRNLDDWLIGFGLKFWCIVYTGIACNGLTVVIQLWCNKKKGPVFVTMFNPLLTVMVTTLAYFIFGENLHVGSVIGGVLVILGLYMLLWGKDRDQEHKDTKEQDSELDCEKQATVMSEVSAARDDKAPKMMK